One Glycine soja cultivar W05 chromosome 2, ASM419377v2, whole genome shotgun sequence genomic region harbors:
- the LOC114371725 gene encoding plant cysteine oxidase 4-like, translating into MERSKIQVLYDASHAVFSQEGLPTFQQIHYLKTLLDKIEAIDVGVDESGLCDSPTSDATVDSSSSSSNSKGLLCGHGFSEITYIHIHECDYFSMGVFCLPAGKVFPLHDHPGMTVLSKLLYGSTCVKAYDWIALDCAGSQTIGLAGRVVDEVIKAPQEPSILFPRSGGNIHSFTALTPCAILDVLSPPYSEEFGRPSTYFSDIPIPSLNGYAILEEKPMPSNLVVQGAPYLGPSIVTVDHYNFGQIDFDNHV; encoded by the exons ATGGAAAGGAGCAAAATACAAGTGCTTTATGATGCTAGCCATGCCGTGTTTTCTCAAGAGGGGCTTCCAACCTTTCAACAAATCCACTATCTAAAAACTTTGCTAG ACAAAATTGAAGCTATTGATGTAGGAGTCGACGAGTCCGGGTTGTGTGATTCTCCAACATCAGACGCAACCGTTgatagcagcagcagcagcagcaacagcaaGGGTTTGCTTTGTGGACACGGATTCTCTGAGAtaacatacattcacattcatGAATGTGACTATTTCTCT ATGGGTGTATTCTGTCTTCCAGCAGGAAAAGTGTTTCCACTTCATGATCACCCGGGAATGACAGTGTTGAGTAAGCTCTTGTATGGCTCTACCTGTGTCAAAGCTTATGACTGGATCGCATTGGATTGTGCTGGAAGCCAAACAA TAGGATTGGCTGGGAGGGTAGTGGATGAAGTAATCAAAGCACCACAGGAACCATCCATATTATTTCCAAGAAGTGGTGGCAATATTCATTCTTTCACAGCGTTGACGCCATGTGCAATACTAGACGTGCTATCTCCACCATACTCTGAAGAGTTTGGAAGGCCTTCCACTTACTTCTCAGATATCCCTATCCCTTCTCTTAatg GTTATGCCATACTTGAAGAGAAACCAATGCCTAGTAACCTAGTTGTTCAAGGAGCACCATACCTTGGACCTTCAATTGTAACCGTTGACCATTACAACTTCGGTCAAATCGATTTTGATAATCACGTGTAA